Proteins from a genomic interval of Dasania marina DSM 21967:
- a CDS encoding diguanylate cyclase domain-containing protein: protein MKKILIVEDSTTVTKILRHLVNQQPDIEAFFAGSLAESEEVYQAHKDEIFAAVVDLNLPDAPDGESVDHFLAKKIPVIVLSANYKEETRSALLDKGIVDYVIKESRYSYNYVFKLVRRLDKNQHIKVLVVEDSRPTRAFIRLLLQRHLYQVLEATNGLEALDVLKDNTDIKMLITDYHMPEMDGFALVKALRQNVDKSDLIIIGLSGEGESSLSAKFIKNGANDFLQKPFFHEEFHCRIMHNIENLELLESIQDAANRDYLTNLHNRRYFYSKGEAQYQLAVKNGSPIAVAIFDIDKFKKINDNYGHKIGDQVLRFLADEIRHNLLHFLVARMGGEQFCAIFPNLKNEQAMTLMDRLRSIVSDTSIPIEHEDQDIDITISVGVTNYVHDSLEQQINYASELLSHAKEAGRNIVVGDDDEL from the coding sequence ATGAAAAAGATTTTAATTGTTGAAGACAGCACCACGGTCACCAAAATATTACGCCATCTGGTCAATCAACAGCCCGATATCGAAGCATTTTTTGCCGGCAGCCTCGCGGAGAGTGAAGAAGTATACCAAGCCCATAAAGACGAAATTTTTGCCGCCGTCGTCGACCTCAATTTGCCTGATGCTCCCGATGGCGAAAGCGTCGATCACTTTCTTGCCAAAAAAATCCCCGTTATAGTATTAAGCGCCAACTACAAAGAAGAAACCCGTAGCGCCCTACTAGACAAAGGCATCGTTGACTACGTCATTAAAGAGAGCCGCTACTCTTACAACTATGTATTTAAACTGGTGCGCAGGCTAGATAAAAACCAACATATTAAAGTGTTAGTCGTTGAGGATTCTAGGCCTACCCGCGCCTTTATACGGCTATTATTGCAAAGGCATTTATACCAAGTATTAGAAGCCACTAACGGCCTAGAAGCACTGGATGTACTCAAAGACAACACCGACATTAAGATGCTGATCACCGATTATCATATGCCAGAGATGGACGGCTTCGCCCTAGTTAAGGCCCTGCGTCAAAACGTTGATAAATCCGATCTAATTATTATTGGGCTGTCCGGTGAAGGTGAGAGTTCGCTATCCGCCAAATTCATTAAAAATGGTGCCAATGACTTTTTGCAAAAACCCTTTTTTCACGAAGAGTTTCATTGCCGCATCATGCACAATATTGAAAACCTAGAATTACTAGAAAGCATACAAGACGCAGCCAATCGTGACTATTTAACTAATCTGCACAATCGTCGTTATTTTTACAGCAAAGGAGAAGCGCAATACCAACTAGCGGTTAAAAATGGATCCCCCATAGCCGTTGCTATTTTCGATATCGATAAGTTTAAAAAAATAAATGATAACTATGGTCATAAAATTGGCGATCAAGTACTACGGTTTTTAGCCGATGAAATACGCCATAACCTGTTGCACTTCCTAGTAGCACGTATGGGTGGCGAGCAGTTCTGCGCTATCTTCCCCAACCTAAAGAATGAACAAGCCATGACCTTAATGGATAGGCTAAGAAGTATAGTTAGCGACACCAGCATCCCCATAGAACACGAGGACCAAGACATAGACATCACCATTAGTGTAGGTGTGACTAACTATGTGCACGACAGCCTAGAGCAACAAATTAATTACGCCAGTGAATTACTATCACATGCTAAAGAGGCTGGTAGAAACATCGTTGTGGGTGATGATGACGAGCTATAA
- a CDS encoding HAD family hydrolase, which yields MKKASPNFACYLPRWLCLWLGVNLLLACTPIQQPPQQQLTDNSEQNTTVAEAAPQSSVPAQHTVAMLNSWQAGAIKQAIEHFVQQSIQLGGKHYLPVAERVAVFDLDGSLWVERPQKAMMAFIHKELIKQLQRQPSLKSKQPWKSVARGDEGYLQRLNYSTLYLMLLKAHEGQAQTAYDYYVQHFFKQAKHPEYKKNYLALAYQPMQALIRYLQAHQYQVYLVDSSDTQFMRALSQTLFNIPVENVIGSSAMLMWRASSSELIRGNEFVAPINNDEGKPVNIERHIGRRPVIAVGNDDNDIAMLNYVASGKSKSLLMLVKHDDAVREYRYNKGAEQIQALALEKKWLVISIKNDFKQVF from the coding sequence GTGAAAAAAGCTAGCCCCAATTTTGCGTGTTATTTACCTCGCTGGCTATGCTTGTGGCTAGGGGTAAATCTGTTACTGGCTTGTACACCGATACAGCAACCACCGCAGCAACAATTGACGGATAATAGTGAGCAAAATACCACTGTGGCTGAAGCTGCGCCACAGTCATCGGTACCCGCTCAGCACACTGTGGCGATGTTAAACAGTTGGCAAGCGGGCGCGATTAAACAAGCGATAGAGCATTTTGTGCAGCAATCGATACAGCTAGGCGGCAAACATTATTTACCCGTAGCTGAGAGGGTGGCGGTGTTTGATTTGGATGGCAGCTTATGGGTTGAGCGGCCGCAAAAAGCGATGATGGCTTTTATCCATAAAGAATTGATCAAACAGTTACAGCGCCAGCCCTCGTTAAAGTCTAAACAGCCTTGGAAGTCGGTAGCCAGAGGGGATGAAGGCTATTTGCAAAGACTTAATTATTCCACTTTATATCTAATGTTATTAAAGGCTCATGAAGGTCAAGCACAAACCGCCTATGATTATTATGTGCAGCATTTTTTTAAGCAGGCCAAGCATCCCGAGTATAAAAAAAATTATTTAGCCTTGGCGTATCAGCCTATGCAGGCGTTAATACGCTACTTGCAAGCGCATCAGTACCAAGTGTATTTGGTGGATAGTAGTGATACCCAGTTTATGCGCGCTTTATCGCAGACCTTGTTTAATATACCGGTAGAAAACGTTATAGGCTCCAGCGCTATGTTAATGTGGCGAGCTAGCAGCAGTGAGTTGATACGTGGTAATGAATTTGTTGCGCCTATTAATAATGATGAGGGCAAGCCGGTCAACATAGAACGCCATATAGGGCGGCGGCCGGTAATAGCCGTAGGCAACGATGATAATGATATTGCCATGCTTAACTACGTAGCTAGTGGCAAAAGCAAGTCTTTGCTAATGCTAGTTAAGCATGATGATGCCGTTCGGGAATACCGTTATAACAAAGGTGCCGAACAGATACAGGCCTTGGCGTTAGAAAAAAAGTGGTTAGTTATTAGTATCAAAAATGACTTTAAGCAGGTTTTTTAG
- a CDS encoding glycerophosphodiester phosphodiesterase family protein has translation MITALSSTEFSHRLVAHRGWPQRYPENSYAGIKAALELGLQHIEIDVHLSADLVPVVCHDHHLIRLCGQDNDVRLTTLEQLQAFSFHEPGRLGPQHYPTKLMTLADCATLIAQYPSATLYVEIKRKSLYHFGRSTVLQAIDLALKPIQQQSALISFDIAVLQLAQRQQLGYPLIPVLLNTQQWYDKDIKQLQPPYVFCDDDDLDPAQNLHAIPYPAVVYEIADYEKAMALLARGALRIESFCCGELIAAHAAHVAST, from the coding sequence ATGATAACAGCTCTTTCCAGCACAGAATTTAGTCACCGTTTAGTGGCCCATCGCGGCTGGCCCCAGCGCTACCCTGAGAATAGCTATGCCGGTATTAAAGCGGCCTTAGAGCTAGGCCTGCAACATATAGAAATCGATGTCCATCTCAGCGCCGATCTGGTGCCCGTGGTATGCCACGACCACCATTTAATACGGTTGTGCGGGCAAGACAACGATGTGCGCTTAACCACCCTAGAACAACTACAAGCCTTTAGCTTTCACGAACCTGGGCGCCTTGGCCCGCAGCATTACCCTACCAAGCTAATGACCTTGGCCGATTGCGCAACCTTAATAGCCCAATACCCCAGCGCAACCTTGTATGTAGAAATAAAACGTAAAAGCCTTTACCACTTTGGCCGCAGCACGGTATTACAGGCGATAGACCTAGCCTTAAAACCCATACAGCAGCAAAGCGCGTTAATCAGTTTTGATATAGCCGTTTTGCAACTCGCCCAGCGCCAGCAATTAGGCTATCCCTTAATACCGGTGCTACTCAATACCCAGCAGTGGTATGACAAGGATATTAAACAACTGCAACCACCCTACGTGTTTTGTGACGATGATGATTTAGACCCTGCGCAAAACCTGCACGCCATACCCTATCCCGCAGTGGTGTATGAGATAGCCGATTACGAAAAAGCCATGGCACTACTGGCACGAGGGGCGCTACGCATAGAAAGTTTTTGCTGTGGTGAATTAATCGCTGCCCATGCAGCACATGTCGCCAGTACTTAA
- a CDS encoding FGGY family carbohydrate kinase, with the protein MNDALYLCLDQGGSSSRAMVFDRQGQCVAQSQLAVTEQRQGSRVEQDAAQLVASLRSCAHAVVAQLSASQRAALTACGLVTQRSSLIAFNPVNGELLSPVLSWQDTRAAEHVPSSADDVQHIYERTGLMANGHFSASKMCWLLQHNAAVKTAAQQKQLLLAPLACYLAYGLLANKPLVVDRGNASRTLLLDVATGQWCPQMLALWGLSLDYLPSLVVSDATIGQLELGDLSLPMKLLTGDQCAAAFAQGELQPQQLSINMGTGAFLLNPVANTACRNGLLNSIVHWSSQAYYCLEGTVNGAGVALQSVAQQTDVKDVALPLDACLHLADNQPENMSLFINTISGLGSPDWRSDIAAEFIHDELANKTLCLAAVAESIVFLLQRNIECISSENKHLSFITVSGGLSRSDALCQRLSDVSGLRVERSTMVEASARGAAFLLAGKPAQWPHTIERVFTPQDNRVLLQRYQQWRTALLQRLQH; encoded by the coding sequence ATGAATGATGCATTGTATTTATGTTTAGACCAAGGCGGCAGCTCCAGCCGGGCTATGGTGTTTGATCGTCAGGGCCAGTGTGTGGCGCAAAGTCAGTTAGCGGTTACTGAGCAGCGGCAGGGCAGCCGTGTAGAGCAAGATGCGGCGCAGCTAGTGGCTAGCCTGCGTAGCTGTGCCCATGCGGTGGTGGCGCAATTAAGCGCGTCGCAACGCGCGGCATTAACCGCCTGTGGTTTAGTCACCCAGCGTTCCAGTTTAATAGCTTTTAATCCCGTTAACGGTGAGCTGCTTAGCCCGGTATTGAGTTGGCAGGATACCCGTGCCGCCGAGCATGTGCCCAGCAGTGCGGATGATGTACAGCACATTTATGAGCGCACCGGCTTAATGGCCAATGGCCATTTCTCTGCCAGCAAAATGTGCTGGCTGTTGCAACATAATGCCGCGGTAAAAACCGCCGCCCAACAAAAGCAGTTGCTGTTGGCACCGCTGGCCTGTTATTTAGCTTATGGCTTATTGGCGAATAAACCGCTAGTGGTGGACAGAGGCAATGCCAGCCGTACCTTATTATTGGATGTGGCGACGGGGCAGTGGTGCCCACAGATGTTGGCGTTATGGGGGTTAAGTCTTGATTATTTACCTAGCCTAGTAGTCAGTGATGCAACTATAGGCCAGTTAGAATTGGGTGATCTTAGCCTGCCGATGAAATTACTCACCGGCGATCAATGCGCGGCGGCTTTTGCCCAGGGCGAGTTACAGCCGCAGCAACTGAGTATCAATATGGGCACGGGTGCGTTTTTATTAAACCCAGTTGCTAACACCGCTTGTCGCAATGGTCTGCTTAATAGCATCGTGCATTGGTCTAGTCAGGCATATTATTGTTTGGAAGGTACCGTTAACGGTGCTGGGGTGGCACTGCAGTCGGTGGCCCAGCAAACCGATGTGAAAGATGTTGCCCTGCCCCTGGATGCCTGTTTGCACTTAGCCGATAACCAGCCTGAAAATATGTCGCTGTTTATTAATACGATTAGTGGGCTGGGTTCCCCTGATTGGCGCAGTGATATAGCCGCAGAGTTTATCCATGATGAGCTGGCCAATAAGACTCTGTGTTTGGCCGCGGTTGCCGAAAGCATCGTGTTTTTATTGCAGCGCAATATAGAATGCATCAGCAGTGAAAATAAGCACTTATCGTTTATTACGGTTAGTGGTGGCCTATCCCGCAGTGATGCCCTGTGCCAGCGACTTAGTGATGTCAGCGGCCTTAGGGTTGAACGCAGTACTATGGTGGAGGCCAGTGCCAGAGGCGCGGCTTTTTTGTTGGCGGGCAAGCCTGCCCAGTGGCCGCATACGATAGAACGGGTATTTACGCCGCAGGATAATCGCGTGTTATTGCAGCGCTATCAGCAATGGCGCACGGCTTTGCTGCAGCGTTTACAGCATTAA
- a CDS encoding histidine triad nucleotide-binding protein, giving the protein MDCLFCAINNKEIPADIIYEDERVTVFKDIQAQAPLHMLTIPKKHISTINDMGEDDKDLLGHMIYTAKTVAAQQGYEQDGYRLVMNCNEQGGQTVYHIHLHMLAGRQMTWPPG; this is encoded by the coding sequence ATGGACTGTTTATTTTGCGCCATTAACAATAAAGAGATACCCGCTGACATCATCTATGAAGATGAGCGCGTTACCGTTTTTAAAGACATACAGGCTCAAGCGCCACTGCATATGCTCACCATACCAAAAAAACATATCAGCACCATTAATGATATGGGCGAGGACGATAAAGACTTGCTGGGCCATATGATTTACACCGCCAAAACGGTGGCCGCGCAACAAGGCTATGAGCAAGACGGTTACCGTTTGGTGATGAACTGCAATGAACAGGGCGGCCAAACTGTATACCACATACATCTGCATATGTTGGCCGGACGACAAATGACCTGGCCGCCCGGTTAA
- the cobB gene encoding Sir2 family NAD+-dependent deacetylase, translating to MLRYHNIVVLTGAGISAESGIRTFRAADGLWEDHRVEDVATPEAFERNPELVHRFYNERRQHLLNNIQPNAGHLALVELEQALQQQGGEFLLITQNIDNLHEQAGSKQLRHMHGELLKLRCQHSQQVFDWLESSHPQLPCPCCQVAGNLRPHVVWFGEMPLYMDEIEQALSRCDCFISIGTSGNVYPAAGFFQVAKQHGAHTVELNLEPSQAGSYFDEQQYGPASQLLPNYIATLLNHPTAGDEPTK from the coding sequence ATGCTGCGTTATCACAATATTGTGGTGCTAACCGGTGCCGGTATCTCTGCGGAGTCGGGCATACGCACCTTTAGGGCCGCCGATGGCCTGTGGGAAGATCACCGCGTAGAAGATGTCGCCACCCCCGAAGCCTTTGAACGCAACCCCGAGTTAGTACACCGTTTTTACAATGAACGTCGCCAGCACTTACTCAACAATATACAGCCCAATGCCGGGCACTTGGCTTTGGTCGAATTAGAGCAGGCCTTGCAACAGCAGGGAGGTGAATTTTTATTAATCACCCAAAATATAGACAACCTACACGAGCAGGCAGGCAGCAAACAGCTGCGCCACATGCACGGCGAGTTGCTTAAGCTGCGCTGCCAACACAGCCAACAAGTGTTTGATTGGCTAGAATCCAGCCACCCGCAACTGCCCTGCCCCTGCTGCCAAGTGGCGGGAAATCTTAGGCCACATGTGGTGTGGTTTGGGGAAATGCCTTTATATATGGATGAGATAGAGCAGGCGCTTAGCCGCTGCGATTGTTTTATTTCTATAGGTACTTCGGGGAATGTCTATCCAGCCGCCGGTTTTTTTCAAGTGGCCAAGCAACACGGCGCCCACACCGTAGAGTTAAACTTAGAGCCTTCGCAGGCGGGCAGTTATTTTGACGAACAACAGTACGGCCCCGCCAGCCAGTTACTACCTAACTATATTGCTACTTTGCTGAACCACCCAACTGCTGGCGATGAGCCGACAAAATAG
- a CDS encoding HD-GYP domain-containing protein has translation MVLFESDILEPTLTQELVDDIAIHYQRSESALVQLDSQPHNLELIQQLCRAVHTIKGDLGVVGFTPLMPLLAALDDLLLLLKQQRMAYSPLLGDLMLLLLDDAKTFVEDFQRDGSVAYDAIFIQRITDNLAQLQSSNSADNEALIARTIRLLDPAVAEISHSDTLDSYQEDFLQLYAFSQQEELSFYKGLMCSVEARSKFWSGRSDRILKMALSLNQLAGQPVDEMSLAVAVYAHDFGMACVPIELWHKENRLEDDEIALMRSHVQSSMQLLTHIPRWQAAKEIVAQHHEAVDGTGYPNGLREDKICDGAKIIAIADTFDALTHQRAYSHQQKRPIIRAVKTINECAGKQLSGYWVGIFNQAVAAILSAHRQQLGGSAK, from the coding sequence ATGGTTTTGTTCGAGTCCGACATACTAGAGCCCACATTAACCCAAGAGTTGGTTGATGATATTGCTATTCATTACCAACGTAGTGAGTCCGCCCTAGTACAACTCGATAGCCAGCCTCATAATCTTGAGTTAATACAGCAGCTATGCCGCGCCGTACACACCATAAAAGGTGATTTGGGTGTGGTGGGTTTTACCCCGTTAATGCCCTTGCTGGCAGCGCTGGATGATTTACTGCTGCTGTTAAAGCAACAGCGCATGGCCTATAGCCCTTTGCTGGGTGATTTAATGCTGTTATTACTCGATGATGCCAAAACCTTCGTGGAAGATTTTCAGCGTGATGGTTCGGTAGCCTATGACGCGATTTTTATACAACGCATCACCGATAATCTGGCCCAGTTACAATCCTCAAACAGCGCAGATAACGAAGCCTTAATTGCCCGCACCATACGCCTGTTAGACCCGGCGGTAGCAGAAATCAGTCACAGCGATACGCTGGATAGTTATCAAGAGGATTTTTTGCAGCTCTATGCCTTTAGCCAGCAGGAGGAATTGAGTTTTTATAAGGGGTTAATGTGTTCGGTAGAGGCGCGTTCAAAGTTTTGGTCCGGGCGCAGCGATAGAATTTTAAAAATGGCGTTGAGTTTAAACCAGCTAGCCGGCCAACCGGTGGATGAAATGAGTTTGGCGGTGGCGGTTTACGCCCATGATTTTGGCATGGCCTGTGTGCCTATAGAACTGTGGCATAAAGAAAATCGTTTAGAAGATGACGAGATCGCCTTGATGCGCTCCCACGTGCAAAGCAGTATGCAGTTATTAACCCACATACCGCGTTGGCAGGCGGCCAAAGAGATAGTGGCCCAGCATCACGAAGCGGTAGATGGCACCGGCTACCCTAATGGTTTACGTGAGGATAAAATTTGCGATGGTGCAAAAATCATTGCTATCGCCGACACCTTTGACGCGCTTACCCATCAACGCGCCTATAGCCATCAACAAAAGCGGCCAATTATCCGTGCCGTTAAAACCATTAATGAGTGTGCCGGTAAACAGTTAAGCGGCTATTGGGTAGGTATTTTTAATCAGGCGGTAGCGGCTATTTTGTCGGCTCATCGCCAGCAGTTGGGTGGTTCAGCAAAGTAG
- a CDS encoding YdcH family protein, translating to MTDNNDNYLSAELLALRTQHQQLDEQITQLHASVSADQLKLQRLKREKLRIKDLIARVRCRLIPDLDA from the coding sequence ATGACCGATAATAACGACAATTATTTAAGCGCAGAGTTGCTAGCTTTGCGCACCCAGCACCAGCAATTAGATGAGCAAATTACTCAGCTACACGCCAGCGTCTCCGCCGATCAGTTAAAGCTACAACGCTTAAAACGAGAAAAGCTACGCATCAAAGACCTGATAGCGCGGGTGCGCTGCCGCTTAATTCCCGACTTAGATGCATAA
- a CDS encoding adenylate/guanylate cyclase domain-containing protein, which translates to MSPSSSEHKVLAAKISKIVEAYLPTQFERNVVHQQLQDRIAAVLADSPLIKQPSLEPAQHQECRAESRTVTILRADIRGFAALAETYSANMLMNLLNRFYALMSELVQRYGGYIEHVVGDAMRVLFGMDHVEADGVEPALACAIAMQHAMNDYNRQNKELGFPELFMGIGINTGTVLAGNVAADQPQQYTVMGDAVNLVSRIEAQSLRGQILMSEATFKLAQTYTLVGQSNSVQVKGQRKPVLLYELLGTTQPRTMTVPRREIRKSPRVAVNMPCYFQVVQGKQIKSQHCKAEVIDIGYHGFLILSPVPLEHFSEIKLEVALNLLAADTSALYARVLHCESTSQGFRCSLEFTTMDLAGQQCIKRFVDNMISG; encoded by the coding sequence ATGAGCCCGTCTAGCAGTGAGCACAAGGTTCTGGCCGCCAAGATCAGCAAGATTGTTGAAGCCTATTTGCCTACCCAATTTGAACGCAATGTCGTGCATCAACAGCTGCAAGATCGTATCGCGGCGGTGTTAGCTGACAGCCCCTTAATTAAGCAGCCATCGCTAGAGCCAGCACAACATCAAGAGTGCCGCGCCGAGTCCCGTACAGTGACTATCCTGCGGGCCGATATACGCGGTTTTGCCGCCTTGGCTGAAACCTATTCCGCCAATATGTTGATGAACCTGCTTAATCGCTTTTATGCGCTAATGTCTGAGCTAGTACAGCGCTATGGTGGCTATATAGAGCATGTAGTGGGTGATGCTATGCGGGTGTTGTTTGGCATGGACCACGTTGAGGCAGATGGTGTGGAGCCCGCGTTAGCGTGTGCGATTGCAATGCAGCACGCCATGAATGATTACAACCGGCAAAACAAAGAGTTAGGGTTTCCCGAGTTATTTATGGGTATAGGTATCAATACCGGTACCGTATTAGCGGGCAATGTAGCGGCTGACCAACCGCAGCAGTACACAGTGATGGGTGATGCTGTTAATTTGGTGTCGCGTATAGAAGCACAAAGCTTACGCGGCCAAATACTGATGAGTGAGGCTACCTTTAAACTGGCGCAGACCTATACCCTAGTAGGGCAATCGAATAGCGTGCAAGTGAAGGGGCAGCGTAAGCCCGTGCTATTATATGAGCTATTAGGCACTACTCAGCCGCGTACCATGACTGTGCCTAGGCGTGAAATTCGTAAAAGCCCTCGCGTGGCGGTTAATATGCCCTGTTATTTTCAGGTGGTGCAAGGCAAACAAATAAAAAGCCAGCACTGTAAGGCCGAGGTTATCGATATAGGCTATCACGGTTTTTTGATTTTAAGCCCGGTGCCTTTGGAGCATTTTTCAGAAATCAAGCTAGAGGTGGCGCTAAACTTACTGGCGGCCGATACCAGCGCGCTGTATGCCAGAGTGCTGCACTGCGAATCTACCAGCCAGGGTTTTCGTTGCAGCTTAGAATTTACCACTATGGATTTGGCCGGCCAGCAGTGTATTAAACGTTTTGTCGATAATATGATTAGTGGCTAA
- a CDS encoding UPF0149 family protein, which yields MITLSANDKELKVFLHKLGDAVLDYQRLQGFLFAIACSPEPVKPSEWFELIWLDDEPQFDNKAEAKRFLALLVDDMQVLERSLEQGQLLPFFCPSSLEQQRQLGLWCEGFLFAHQYLDELWELALMDIDDEAIDDAVTAALNLASAFTDVLVSDQLQFEEGFGADNSATEPAAQQQLQEAYQWFDEVLAVYADVRGQWRNSSTQHDADQLFLALEPVARDQLCPCGSGEIFAKCCLH from the coding sequence ATGATTACCCTGTCTGCCAACGACAAAGAATTGAAAGTTTTTTTACATAAGCTAGGTGATGCTGTGCTGGATTATCAGCGCTTACAGGGCTTTTTATTTGCCATAGCTTGCTCACCGGAGCCGGTTAAACCCTCGGAATGGTTTGAGCTTATTTGGTTAGATGATGAGCCGCAATTTGATAACAAGGCCGAGGCTAAGCGCTTTTTGGCCCTGTTAGTGGACGATATGCAAGTCTTGGAGCGGAGCCTAGAGCAGGGCCAGTTACTGCCCTTCTTTTGCCCCAGCAGCCTAGAGCAGCAGCGCCAATTAGGACTGTGGTGTGAAGGCTTTTTGTTTGCCCACCAATACTTGGATGAACTGTGGGAGCTGGCGCTAATGGATATAGACGACGAGGCTATAGATGATGCCGTGACTGCCGCGCTTAATTTAGCCAGTGCGTTTACCGATGTGTTGGTCAGCGATCAACTGCAATTTGAAGAGGGTTTTGGCGCGGATAATAGCGCTACCGAGCCCGCCGCACAGCAGCAACTACAAGAAGCCTACCAATGGTTTGATGAGGTGCTGGCGGTGTATGCTGACGTGCGAGGGCAGTGGCGGAACTCAAGCACCCAGCACGATGCCGACCAATTATTTTTAGCGTTGGAGCCCGTGGCTAGGGATCAGCTCTGCCCCTGTGGCAGCGGTGAGATTTTTGCCAAGTGCTGCTTGCATTAA
- a CDS encoding riboflavin synthase, which translates to MYTGIVQGAFTVTQLQRLPGLLTVTVQLNASLLEDLLIGASVSIDGVCLSVTGMVGEDVSFDIMQQTLDVTTLADLRVGYSVNIERSAKQGVEVGGHILSGHIDSSAQLVAIAEPENNRFVTYQLPAQLMKYVFEKGFIAINGCSLTVAKIDRAKQQFTVCYIPETLRVTTHGSKHIGDSVNIEIDRQTQTIVDTVERVLSSQPELFSGLLNNS; encoded by the coding sequence ATGTATACAGGTATAGTGCAGGGCGCATTTACAGTGACCCAGCTACAGCGTTTACCGGGTTTATTAACGGTGACGGTACAGCTTAACGCCAGCTTATTAGAGGATTTATTGATAGGGGCTAGCGTATCGATTGATGGTGTATGTTTAAGCGTAACGGGCATGGTGGGCGAGGACGTTAGCTTTGATATTATGCAGCAGACTTTAGATGTCACTACCCTAGCCGATTTACGCGTAGGCTATAGTGTTAATATAGAGCGTTCCGCCAAGCAAGGGGTAGAGGTGGGCGGCCATATACTGTCTGGCCATATAGATAGCAGCGCGCAGTTAGTCGCTATAGCTGAGCCGGAAAATAATCGCTTTGTGACTTATCAGTTGCCAGCGCAGCTGATGAAATATGTCTTTGAAAAAGGCTTTATTGCCATTAATGGCTGTAGCCTTACCGTAGCCAAAATAGACAGAGCGAAACAGCAATTTACGGTGTGTTATATACCAGAAACCCTGCGAGTCACCACCCATGGCAGCAAGCACATAGGCGATAGCGTCAATATAGAGATAGATAGGCAAACCCAAACTATCGTCGATACTGTGGAACGTGTGCTTAGCTCCCAGCCCGAGTTGTTTTCGGGCTTGTTGAACAATTCCTAA